One genomic window of Bartonella sp. HY038 includes the following:
- a CDS encoding DHA2 family efflux MFS transporter permease subunit, translating into MSADAITTNDHSDKINPRHVLGFIAMVFGMFMAILDIQIVSASLAEIQAGLSASSDEISWVQTSYLIAEVIMIPLSGFLGRLLSTRTLFTLSAIGFTFASLLCATATSIEQMIVYRAIQGFLGGGMIPSVFAAAFTIFPPSKRSIVSPLIGLVATLAPTIGPTIGGYLSHAFSWHWLFLINFIPGILVAFAAWRFIDFDKGDSSLFAKFDWWGLIFMAILLGGAEYVLEEGPRNDWMDDTTVSVLTVMVMISGVLFFWRAFTSQEPIVDLRAFSDVNFALGSLFSFIMGIGLYGLTYLYPLYLGQIRGYDALMIGETMFVSGLAMFFAAPLAGILSEKMDPRLMMAIGFAGFGVGTWLVTGMTADWDFWELFWPQILRGGSMMLCMVPINNIALGTLPPSRIKNAAALFNLMRNLGGAIGLAVINTVIMRRSDLHFARIAETLHWGNAQAMEFLTGLAERLGTPENPSNIGALAELNQLVHRQAAVMAFIDSFFILTLLFASLTVLVLFVKKPSTGRSENTGH; encoded by the coding sequence ATGAGCGCTGATGCCATTACAACCAATGATCATAGTGACAAGATAAACCCACGTCACGTTCTTGGGTTTATTGCCATGGTATTTGGCATGTTTATGGCGATTCTGGATATCCAAATTGTGTCAGCCTCTCTAGCCGAAATTCAAGCTGGACTATCTGCAAGCAGCGATGAAATATCTTGGGTACAAACGTCCTACCTTATTGCAGAAGTTATTATGATTCCCTTATCGGGGTTTTTAGGACGTTTATTATCAACTCGAACGCTTTTCACCCTTTCGGCCATTGGTTTCACCTTTGCAAGCTTGCTTTGCGCAACCGCCACTTCAATTGAGCAAATGATTGTTTACCGCGCTATTCAAGGTTTTCTTGGCGGCGGTATGATTCCCAGCGTTTTTGCCGCAGCATTTACCATTTTTCCTCCATCAAAGCGCAGCATTGTTTCTCCCCTTATCGGCCTTGTTGCAACCCTTGCACCTACGATAGGTCCTACTATTGGCGGTTACTTGAGTCATGCTTTCTCATGGCATTGGCTGTTTTTGATTAATTTTATTCCTGGAATTTTAGTCGCTTTTGCTGCATGGCGTTTCATCGATTTTGATAAAGGCGATTCCTCACTTTTTGCCAAATTTGACTGGTGGGGATTAATTTTTATGGCGATATTACTAGGCGGCGCCGAATATGTACTAGAAGAAGGGCCGCGCAATGACTGGATGGATGATACAACAGTCAGCGTTTTAACTGTTATGGTTATGATAAGCGGTGTGCTATTCTTTTGGCGCGCATTTACCAGTCAAGAACCGATTGTCGATTTACGGGCTTTTAGCGATGTTAATTTTGCCCTTGGATCACTTTTTTCATTTATTATGGGCATAGGTCTTTATGGGCTGACTTATTTATATCCACTTTATTTGGGACAAATCCGTGGCTACGATGCGCTTATGATCGGTGAAACCATGTTTGTATCTGGCCTTGCCATGTTTTTTGCAGCGCCACTTGCCGGGATTCTTTCTGAAAAGATGGATCCACGCCTCATGATGGCCATTGGTTTTGCTGGCTTTGGTGTTGGCACTTGGTTGGTGACGGGTATGACAGCCGACTGGGATTTTTGGGAATTGTTTTGGCCGCAAATATTGCGTGGAGGCTCGATGATGCTATGCATGGTGCCAATCAATAATATCGCTCTTGGTACATTGCCGCCAAGCCGCATAAAAAATGCCGCCGCCTTGTTTAATCTTATGCGCAATTTAGGTGGCGCTATAGGCCTTGCCGTCATCAATACTGTAATCATGAGACGAAGCGATTTACACTTTGCCCGCATAGCCGAAACACTCCATTGGGGCAATGCACAAGCAATGGAGTTTTTAACCGGTCTTGCCGAGCGTTTAGGTACACCAGAAAATCCCTCCAATATTGGAGCTCTGGCGGAACTTAACCAACTCGTCCACCGTCAAGCAGCGGTTATGGCCTTTATCGATTCATTCTTTATTTTAACCTTACTTTTTGCAAGCCTAACCGTTCTTGTATTATTTGTTAAAAAACCATCAACTGGAAGAAGTGAAAATACAGGCCATTAA
- a CDS encoding DUF3800 domain-containing protein, protein MEERYTIFIDESGEAGIQKIRSESSSGASPYMTLGACLIANRDREAIENTLVEVRTQLRKKTLHCSDLKHYQIIHFARQIIKQNMRLFGVISRKETLGVYKSRIDDNSKMYYNKCVQYVLERVGWFMESRQIPPENLDIVFEDANVDYNKMRNLLRSCQSNPRHENTQKLQYIDIKKITVKKKSEEPLLELADLVAHALYKCVDRQTKQQNILEPRYLCELAPRFFGNPKNQIVVGAGLYCVHTTRDLKLDADVETILNGLLALPFKTTKEVE, encoded by the coding sequence ATGGAAGAAAGATATACAATTTTTATTGATGAAAGTGGCGAGGCCGGCATTCAAAAAATTCGCTCTGAATCTTCCAGCGGTGCATCCCCTTATATGACATTAGGCGCTTGCCTTATCGCTAATCGTGATCGAGAAGCCATTGAAAATACTTTAGTAGAGGTTCGAACCCAATTACGAAAAAAAACTCTTCACTGTTCAGATCTAAAACATTACCAAATAATTCACTTCGCTAGGCAAATTATTAAACAGAATATGCGCCTATTCGGGGTTATATCACGCAAAGAAACTTTGGGTGTTTATAAAAGTCGCATTGATGATAATAGTAAAATGTACTATAATAAATGTGTCCAATATGTGTTGGAGCGCGTAGGTTGGTTTATGGAGTCACGACAAATTCCGCCGGAAAATCTTGATATTGTTTTTGAAGATGCCAACGTGGACTACAATAAAATGCGTAATTTGCTACGATCATGCCAATCAAATCCGAGACATGAAAATACGCAAAAATTACAATATATTGACATTAAAAAAATAACAGTAAAGAAGAAGAGCGAGGAACCTCTATTAGAGTTAGCTGACCTTGTTGCTCATGCGCTATATAAATGCGTCGATAGACAAACTAAGCAACAGAATATACTTGAACCACGTTATTTATGTGAGCTCGCTCCGCGTTTTTTTGGCAATCCTAAAAATCAAATTGTAGTTGGTGCGGGGTTATATTGCGTGCACACTACGCGTGACCTTAAACTTGATGCAGATGTAGAAACAATTTTAAACGGTTTGTTGGCTTTGCCTTTTAAAACTACAAAGGAAGTTGAATGA
- a CDS encoding HlyD family secretion protein, with protein MTSEIAPSAIKKYVLYAVAATILLIGVFLGFRYVTEWRFLISTDDAYIQGDITAIAPKVSGYIQEVNIAANQEVKKGDVLFTLDDVDYKLALADADAKLVTQTRTLERIKAQINAARTSLDEAEATHDAAIAVKTNADLTLNRAQTLQQSQSVSQSMVDAAQSALDQAVANATRASAQIAAAKANIAVLQAQYNEAESATRSLQVARAKAKRDLDFTIIRAPIDGIIGNLSSQKGNLVVNGQQLAALVPNKALYIDANYKETQIAEIFGGETARITIDGFEGDGFEGKVLSLSPASGAVFSILPPQNATGNFTKIVQRIPVRISIPDEVLKTGRIRAGMSVHAIIDTRTKLD; from the coding sequence ATGACATCCGAAATCGCTCCTTCAGCCATTAAAAAATATGTTTTATATGCGGTTGCCGCAACAATACTATTAATTGGTGTTTTCTTAGGTTTTCGCTATGTCACGGAATGGCGTTTTTTAATCTCAACCGATGATGCATATATTCAAGGCGACATTACGGCAATTGCTCCAAAGGTAAGCGGTTATATACAAGAAGTAAACATTGCTGCGAACCAAGAGGTTAAAAAAGGTGATGTACTTTTTACCCTTGATGATGTCGATTATAAGCTAGCACTAGCTGATGCAGATGCAAAACTGGTAACACAAACGCGCACACTTGAGCGGATAAAGGCCCAAATCAATGCAGCCCGCACTAGTCTTGATGAAGCTGAAGCGACTCATGATGCAGCTATTGCAGTTAAAACCAATGCTGATTTAACACTAAACCGTGCCCAAACCCTACAGCAAAGCCAATCCGTATCACAATCCATGGTCGATGCTGCGCAATCTGCGTTAGATCAAGCTGTTGCTAATGCCACACGTGCCAGCGCTCAAATTGCTGCTGCCAAGGCTAATATTGCGGTACTGCAAGCGCAATATAACGAAGCAGAAAGTGCCACTCGATCATTACAAGTAGCGCGAGCGAAAGCTAAACGCGATTTGGACTTTACAATTATTCGCGCACCAATCGATGGCATTATTGGCAACTTATCTAGCCAAAAGGGTAATCTTGTAGTCAATGGTCAACAGCTTGCCGCTTTAGTACCCAATAAAGCCTTATATATTGATGCCAATTATAAGGAAACGCAGATCGCTGAAATTTTTGGCGGCGAAACAGCCCGCATTACTATTGACGGCTTTGAAGGAGACGGCTTTGAAGGAAAGGTATTGTCACTATCGCCTGCTTCTGGTGCGGTATTTTCTATTTTGCCCCCTCAAAATGCAACAGGTAACTTCACAAAAATTGTTCAGCGCATCCCTGTACGCATATCCATTCCCGATGAAGTTTTGAAAACTGGCCGGATTAGAGCTGGTATGAGTGTTCATGCAATAATTGATACGCGGACAAAACTAGATTGA
- a CDS encoding DHA2 family efflux MFS transporter permease subunit, with product MSSASSEPAAAEKIDIRQVIGFTAMVFGMFMALLDIQIVSASLAEIQAGLSASSDEISWVQTSYLIAEVIMIPLSGFLGRLMSTRMLFTISAIGFTLASLLCATATSIQEMIVYRALQGFLGGGMIPSVYAAAFTIFPLSKNSIVSPLIGLVATFAPTIGPTVGGYICHAFSWHWLFLVNLIPGIIVIIVAWRFINFDKGDPSLLKKFDWSALIFMAVFLGGTEYYLEEGPRKDWLESSTIKTVIVISTIAGVLFFWRTFTSKNRIIDFDAFNNRNFALGSLFPFVMGIGLYGLTYLYPLYLSEIRGHDTLMIGQTMFVSGLTMFLAAPLAGYLSTKIDLRLMMLIGFGGFALGTWIVTGLTAEWDFWQIFWPQVLRGTSLIFCMVPINNIALGSLPPSKLKNASGIFNLLRNLGGAMGLAIINTIIIKRSDFHFHRIAETLNAGNEQAMQFLDRLAVRLGTIGNPSDTAALSQLSLLVRQQATVMAFIDAFFILTILFIVLTTLVLFVNKNTSTNQQPNIH from the coding sequence ATGAGTTCTGCATCTAGCGAACCAGCGGCAGCTGAAAAAATTGATATCCGCCAAGTCATTGGCTTTACAGCCATGGTATTTGGCATGTTTATGGCGCTTTTGGATATTCAAATCGTTTCTGCCTCGCTTGCGGAAATTCAAGCAGGCCTATCAGCAAGCAGCGATGAAATATCTTGGGTACAAACATCCTATCTCATTGCAGAAGTCATCATGATTCCTTTATCGGGCTTTTTAGGGCGCTTAATGTCAACTCGTATGCTCTTTACGATTTCGGCTATTGGCTTTACGCTTGCAAGTCTTCTTTGTGCAACGGCAACCTCAATCCAAGAAATGATTGTCTATCGTGCCTTGCAGGGCTTTTTGGGCGGCGGCATGATTCCAAGTGTTTATGCCGCAGCTTTCACAATTTTTCCTCTTTCAAAAAACAGCATAGTATCACCACTCATTGGACTTGTAGCCACCTTTGCACCAACAATAGGACCAACAGTTGGTGGCTATATTTGCCATGCATTCTCGTGGCATTGGCTTTTTCTCGTTAATCTTATTCCAGGCATTATCGTTATTATAGTAGCTTGGCGCTTTATCAACTTTGACAAAGGCGATCCATCACTTCTCAAAAAATTTGATTGGTCAGCTTTAATTTTCATGGCGGTGTTTTTAGGTGGTACTGAATATTACTTAGAAGAAGGGCCACGTAAAGACTGGTTAGAAAGTTCAACTATCAAAACCGTTATTGTAATTTCAACCATTGCCGGCGTGCTTTTCTTTTGGCGAACCTTTACTAGCAAAAATAGAATCATCGATTTTGATGCCTTCAATAATCGTAATTTTGCACTAGGATCGCTTTTTCCCTTTGTAATGGGTATTGGTCTTTATGGATTAACTTATCTTTACCCGCTATATTTAAGTGAAATTCGTGGCCATGATACCTTGATGATCGGGCAAACCATGTTTGTATCCGGTCTTACAATGTTTTTGGCAGCGCCTCTTGCTGGCTATCTTTCAACAAAAATCGATCTACGCCTCATGATGCTGATCGGCTTTGGTGGATTTGCTCTTGGCACATGGATTGTAACTGGCCTCACCGCCGAATGGGATTTTTGGCAAATTTTTTGGCCGCAAGTTTTACGCGGTACATCACTGATTTTCTGCATGGTGCCAATTAATAATATTGCGCTTGGTTCACTACCACCAAGTAAATTAAAAAACGCTTCTGGCATATTCAACCTTTTGCGCAATCTTGGCGGCGCGATGGGACTAGCCATTATCAATACCATTATTATTAAACGATCGGATTTTCACTTTCACCGCATTGCAGAAACTCTCAATGCCGGCAATGAACAAGCTATGCAATTTTTAGATCGATTGGCGGTTCGCCTTGGTACAATCGGCAATCCTTCCGACACTGCTGCTCTATCACAATTGAGTTTATTAGTACGCCAACAAGCAACCGTCATGGCGTTTATTGATGCCTTCTTCATTTTAACTATATTATTTATAGTGCTTACCACCCTTGTCTTATTTGTTAATAAAAACACCTCTACCAACCAACAACCAAATATCCATTAA
- a CDS encoding extracellular solute-binding protein → MEKTSFKKFIFGAALAVVLGAPMVQAAELNIYTTREPGLIQPLLDAYTATSGTKINTIFLKDGLSERVTAEGERSPADVLMTVDAGVLVDLVEKGLTQSIKSDVLDKTIPDTLRDKNGHWYALSMRARALYVNKDLDITSFTYEQLADPKWKEKVCIRSAQHPYNIALTGSYIAHHGEEAAEKWLTGVKANLARKAGGGDRDVARDIKGGLCEIGIANSYYIGLMRSGRGGPEQQEWVSAVKMVLPTFENGGTQVNISGAAVARHAPNKDEAVKFLEYLVSDEAQTIYAKANFEYPVNANAKVDPLIAEYGVLKPDTISLLEGVSFRKKASELAEKVGFDN, encoded by the coding sequence ATGGAAAAAACAAGCTTTAAGAAGTTTATTTTTGGCGCGGCTTTAGCCGTTGTTTTAGGCGCTCCCATGGTGCAAGCCGCAGAGCTTAATATTTACACAACCCGTGAACCGGGGCTAATCCAACCTTTGCTTGATGCCTATACGGCAACAAGTGGCACCAAAATAAATACCATTTTTCTTAAAGATGGTTTAAGCGAGCGCGTCACCGCCGAGGGAGAGCGTTCACCGGCAGATGTTTTGATGACGGTTGATGCTGGCGTTTTGGTTGATCTTGTTGAAAAAGGTTTGACCCAAAGCATAAAATCAGATGTCCTTGATAAAACCATTCCTGATACCTTGCGGGATAAAAACGGTCATTGGTATGCGCTTTCCATGCGTGCACGGGCATTATATGTCAATAAAGACCTTGATATAACTTCATTTACTTATGAACAATTGGCTGATCCTAAGTGGAAAGAAAAAGTTTGTATTCGTTCAGCTCAGCATCCTTATAATATCGCATTAACCGGTTCTTATATCGCCCATCATGGGGAAGAAGCGGCCGAAAAGTGGTTGACAGGCGTTAAAGCTAATCTAGCCCGTAAAGCTGGCGGCGGTGATCGTGATGTTGCCCGTGATATCAAGGGCGGCCTTTGTGAAATTGGCATTGCCAATTCCTATTATATTGGTTTGATGCGCAGTGGCCGCGGTGGTCCAGAGCAACAAGAATGGGTAAGTGCAGTTAAAATGGTGCTACCAACCTTTGAAAATGGCGGTACGCAAGTGAATATTTCTGGCGCTGCCGTTGCCCGCCATGCGCCAAACAAGGACGAAGCTGTAAAATTCCTTGAATATTTGGTGTCAGATGAAGCGCAGACTATCTATGCCAAGGCAAATTTTGAATATCCAGTTAATGCCAATGCCAAGGTTGATCCGCTTATCGCCGAATATGGTGTTTTAAAGCCCGATACGATTAGCCTTTTGGAAGGCGTTAGCTTCCGCAAAAAGGCCAGTGAACTTGCTGAAAAAGTAGGCTTTGATAATTAA
- a CDS encoding iron ABC transporter permease — protein MVRSGLFWRLSSLLIAILVCIPVISLIIIAFQGSEGLWAHMFANVLPVAFGNTLILLIGVGCLVTLIGTTTAWFVTAYDFFGRRYLEWALLLPLAVPTYIIAYAYLDILHPVGSVQGFIRGILGYSSPRDFRLPDIRSMIGCILLLGLVLYPYVYLTTRAMFLTQAANLIEVSRTLGTKRSAIFWRVAFPLARPAIAVGVSLALMETLNDIGASEFLGVQTITISIYTAWIGRSDMPGAAQISLAMLVIVLALVLVERYARRHQRFATAAQRPRIMTPTTIKGWRSALLFIYCFLPIILGFITPAIYLGQEAFKRIKFAGISPRIWGEIGNTVFVATCATIVVLLCGIFVAYASRAYHGQLTAFCARLSAIGYAIPGTVLAIGLLTPIALFDHFWADMMDSLLGGTTSLLLLGSGAALIFAYSVRFMAISTGGVEAGFSRISPSLDHAARMLGQSATGVFVRIYMPLSKAALASAGLLVFVDCMKELPATLLLRPLNFETLATHLYGEAARGTYEEASIAALLIVVIGILPVIILSRLGRVKS, from the coding sequence ATGGTTCGTTCTGGATTATTTTGGCGGTTAAGTTCGCTCCTTATTGCTATTTTGGTATGTATTCCAGTTATTTCGCTTATCATCATTGCTTTTCAAGGCAGTGAAGGTCTCTGGGCGCATATGTTTGCCAATGTCTTACCGGTTGCATTTGGTAATACACTTATTCTTCTGATTGGTGTTGGCTGTCTTGTTACCTTAATTGGCACAACAACCGCGTGGTTTGTAACCGCTTATGATTTTTTTGGGCGGCGTTATTTGGAATGGGCCTTATTACTGCCGCTAGCAGTACCTACCTATATTATTGCCTATGCCTATTTGGATATTCTGCACCCCGTTGGGTCTGTCCAAGGTTTTATACGAGGGATTTTGGGTTATAGCAGCCCACGCGATTTTCGTTTGCCTGATATACGCTCAATGATTGGCTGCATTTTACTATTGGGCTTGGTGCTTTATCCCTATGTCTATTTGACCACAAGAGCAATGTTTTTAACCCAAGCAGCCAATCTTATCGAGGTTTCGCGCACATTGGGTACCAAACGAAGTGCGATATTTTGGCGGGTTGCTTTTCCCCTTGCTCGCCCTGCCATTGCCGTTGGTGTGTCCTTGGCATTGATGGAAACATTAAACGATATTGGCGCATCTGAATTTTTAGGCGTACAAACCATAACCATTTCGATTTACACCGCATGGATTGGCCGCTCTGACATGCCGGGCGCGGCCCAAATCTCATTGGCTATGTTGGTCATCGTCTTGGCGTTGGTCTTAGTGGAGCGATATGCCCGCCGCCATCAACGCTTTGCTACCGCCGCCCAGCGACCACGAATTATGACACCAACAACCATAAAAGGTTGGCGCTCGGCTCTTTTGTTTATTTATTGTTTTTTACCGATTATATTGGGCTTTATTACCCCTGCCATTTATCTTGGGCAAGAAGCCTTTAAACGAATAAAATTTGCAGGAATTTCCCCTCGCATTTGGGGCGAGATCGGCAATACGGTTTTTGTTGCTACTTGTGCAACTATTGTGGTACTTTTATGTGGCATATTCGTTGCCTATGCTTCACGTGCCTATCATGGACAGCTCACTGCCTTTTGCGCAAGATTATCCGCCATTGGCTATGCAATCCCTGGAACGGTATTAGCAATTGGGCTTTTAACGCCAATTGCCCTATTTGATCATTTCTGGGCGGATATGATGGATAGCCTATTGGGCGGCACAACATCTTTATTACTACTTGGCTCGGGCGCCGCACTTATTTTTGCTTATAGCGTTCGGTTTATGGCGATATCAACCGGCGGAGTCGAGGCTGGGTTTAGTCGTATTTCCCCCTCACTTGACCATGCGGCGCGCATGCTTGGCCAAAGTGCAACCGGTGTCTTTGTGCGCATTTATATGCCGCTCTCCAAAGCCGCTCTTGCTTCCGCTGGACTTTTGGTTTTTGTTGATTGTATGAAAGAATTGCCCGCAACCCTATTATTGCGCCCTTTAAATTTTGAAACCTTGGCCACCCACCTTTATGGTGAAGCCGCGCGCGGCACCTACGAAGAAGCGTCTATCGCCGCACTCCTTATTGTGGTTATTGGAATATTACCAGTCATCATCCTATCTCGCCTTGGCCGCGTTAAATCTTAG
- a CDS encoding LysR family transcriptional regulator — MMRITLRQVEYFIATAETGSISLASERVKVSSPSISTAIANLEEELQAKLFIRRHAQGLALTSAGKKALIQAKKIIDETEKLYNVTDDVTSQLRGQIAVGCMVTLAPMIMPALSKAFTQQYDAITLNQSVANHDVLLKSIQDGAIDVGLSYDSFVPDFFDFTPLADLPPYLIIAEGHSFANRVSVSLKEIADEPLLLLDLPHSREYFFSLFNQQGLSPNIAIRSPHQDVIRTMVANDYGYSIANVAPRSQIALDGKVIQYIPIADEVPIMKIGLFSLKSTQHTQAIKAFYQFCQQQINSDHIPGMVSHLA, encoded by the coding sequence ATGATGCGCATTACTTTAAGACAGGTTGAATATTTTATCGCTACTGCGGAAACTGGTAGCATTAGTCTTGCGTCTGAACGTGTTAAGGTTTCCTCGCCATCAATATCGACTGCGATTGCCAATCTTGAGGAAGAGTTGCAAGCAAAATTGTTCATTCGACGTCATGCTCAAGGGCTGGCTTTGACTTCAGCAGGTAAAAAGGCACTTATTCAAGCGAAAAAAATCATTGATGAAACTGAAAAACTTTATAATGTAACGGATGATGTAACAAGCCAGTTGCGCGGACAAATTGCCGTAGGCTGCATGGTGACTCTCGCGCCGATGATTATGCCGGCATTATCCAAGGCATTTACCCAACAATATGATGCGATAACTCTCAACCAAAGCGTTGCGAATCATGATGTTTTGTTAAAAAGCATTCAAGATGGAGCGATTGATGTTGGGCTTAGCTATGATAGTTTTGTACCTGATTTTTTTGATTTTACACCGCTTGCGGATTTGCCCCCCTATCTTATTATCGCTGAAGGTCATAGCTTCGCCAATCGCGTTTCTGTTTCATTAAAAGAAATTGCCGATGAGCCTTTGCTGCTTTTGGATTTGCCTCACAGTCGAGAATATTTCTTTAGTCTATTCAATCAACAGGGGCTTTCGCCCAATATTGCTATCCGCTCACCGCACCAAGATGTTATACGCACAATGGTTGCTAATGATTATGGCTATTCTATTGCTAATGTTGCGCCACGCTCACAGATTGCACTTGATGGTAAGGTAATTCAATATATTCCTATTGCCGATGAAGTGCCCATAATGAAGATTGGTCTTTTTAGCCTTAAAAGTACGCAACACACTCAGGCAATTAAGGCTTTTTATCAGTTTTGCCAACAGCAAATAAACAGTGATCATATCCCGGGAATGGTATCCCATTTAGCTTAG
- a CDS encoding P-loop NTPase fold protein → MRKTLIFLSLTTWAQRTKNTQNAGSFVLIIDAKWDMGKTFLCQFKDYLENKNHLVISINARKDDASDKPFSAVLAAFDYALHLYCPYFAYKTATLPK, encoded by the coding sequence GTGAGAAAGACTCTAATTTTTTTATCGCTAACTACTTGGGCGCAGCGAACAAAAAATACCCAAAATGCCGGCTCTTTTGTTCTTATTATTGATGCTAAATGGGATATGGGTAAAACTTTTTTATGCCAATTTAAAGATTATTTAGAAAACAAAAACCACCTTGTTATTTCAATTAATGCTCGGAAAGATGATGCATCCGATAAGCCTTTTAGTGCAGTTTTAGCCGCCTTTGATTACGCATTGCATCTTTACTGCCCATATTTCGCTTACAAAACAGCTACTCTGCCAAAGTGA